The proteins below are encoded in one region of Flavobacterium nackdongense:
- a CDS encoding glycoside hydrolase family 43 protein: MKKAIVKIIFSFLVSLVLQAQENPKFFQNPIIPGFHPDPSVTRVGEDYYLVNSSFNMFPGVPIFHSKDLVNWEQIGNVLDRPEQLMMKTPGNGGGIWAPTIRQHDGLFYVIVTCKQCINQCGCGDNFYVTATNPAGPWSNPIWVDKSYGIDPTIFWDDDGKSYYIGSTHDIGGPQEWNSQDRIYISEIDLKSGKIISTPKILTTGHAKNAKFAEGPHIYKIKNKYVLMISEGGTWNNHAITAFEADKITGPYVPLQVNPVLTHRHLGSNYPITTVGHADLVQTQNGDWWSVMLACRPIEGKYYLGRETFLTPVKFEGTTPIFNEGIGQVLLQDKRPDLPWTPFKRKFKDDFEENQLGFDWNFIRTPLSRWYTLHQGKLEISLRPEKITETKNNPSFIGRRLEYLKSVATTKMTFKTSKENEVAGLVSLQNENYQYQLVKTKNSIELIQVFNQDKKMQSIQKIISVPYNEKEVLLRIENEGMKLRFYFGSNENNMIQIGPDQDASVLTSNVAGGFIGAYVGMYASSNGKLSKNKAEFDWFEYRNR; the protein is encoded by the coding sequence ATGAAAAAAGCAATAGTAAAAATTATTTTTAGTTTCTTAGTAAGTCTTGTATTGCAGGCGCAAGAAAATCCTAAATTTTTTCAAAATCCTATTATACCGGGGTTTCATCCTGATCCATCAGTAACTAGAGTAGGTGAGGACTATTACTTGGTCAATTCTTCTTTTAATATGTTTCCGGGAGTTCCCATTTTTCATAGCAAAGATTTAGTAAACTGGGAGCAAATAGGCAATGTATTGGATAGACCTGAACAATTGATGATGAAAACTCCTGGAAATGGAGGTGGTATTTGGGCACCTACCATTCGTCAGCACGATGGTTTGTTTTATGTTATTGTTACCTGTAAACAATGCATCAACCAATGTGGTTGTGGCGACAACTTTTATGTAACGGCTACTAATCCAGCTGGCCCTTGGTCTAACCCAATATGGGTGGATAAATCCTATGGTATCGATCCCACAATTTTTTGGGATGATGATGGCAAGTCTTATTATATTGGGTCAACTCACGATATCGGGGGACCACAAGAATGGAATTCGCAAGACCGAATTTACATTAGCGAAATTGATTTGAAATCGGGTAAAATTATTTCAACACCCAAGATACTTACTACCGGTCATGCTAAAAATGCCAAGTTTGCCGAAGGACCACATATTTATAAAATTAAGAATAAATATGTACTGATGATTTCAGAAGGCGGTACTTGGAATAATCACGCCATTACAGCTTTTGAAGCCGATAAAATTACAGGACCCTATGTTCCGTTACAAGTAAACCCAGTGCTCACACATAGGCATTTAGGGAGTAATTATCCGATAACCACAGTAGGTCATGCTGATTTGGTTCAGACTCAAAACGGAGATTGGTGGTCGGTTATGTTAGCTTGTCGCCCCATCGAAGGAAAGTATTATTTAGGAAGAGAAACATTTTTAACGCCCGTAAAATTTGAGGGAACTACTCCAATTTTTAACGAAGGTATTGGTCAGGTTTTACTTCAAGACAAACGTCCTGACCTTCCTTGGACTCCTTTTAAGAGAAAATTCAAAGATGATTTCGAGGAAAACCAATTGGGTTTTGATTGGAATTTTATCCGAACACCACTGAGTAGATGGTATACTTTACATCAAGGAAAGCTAGAAATTTCACTTCGGCCTGAAAAAATTACGGAAACTAAAAACAACCCTTCGTTTATAGGAAGACGATTAGAATATTTAAAAAGCGTAGCCACGACTAAAATGACTTTTAAAACTTCAAAAGAAAATGAAGTAGCGGGTTTGGTGTCACTTCAGAATGAAAATTATCAGTATCAACTAGTAAAAACTAAAAACTCAATCGAATTAATCCAAGTTTTTAATCAGGATAAAAAAATGCAATCCATTCAAAAAATAATCAGTGTTCCCTATAATGAAAAAGAGGTGCTTTTAAGAATAGAAAATGAAGGTATGAAGCTTCGTTTTTATTTTGGATCTAATGAAAATAATATGATTCAAATTGGACCCGACCAAGACGCAAGTGTATTGACATCAAATGTTGCAGGTGGTTTTATAGGTGCTTATGTTGGAATGTATGCTAGTTCAAACGGTAAATTAAGTAAAAACAAAGCAGAATTTGATTGGTTTGAATATAGAAACAGGTAA
- a CDS encoding glycoside hydrolase family 43 protein: MNFKTVIILLISFSIFAQETDKIGGYLFAHMTNDDYGTLHYSISKDGLHWNSLRNGKRILEDYKGHPDIITGHDGKFYLVGNPKDGGNKIRIWTSTDLLNWAFLTDLKPDMSRLPEFDSKDYWHGAPKMFYDIDTKKYIITWHFATKNRNKVSADEYWGSMRTLFVTSTNLKEISMPKRLFDKDFATIDVIVRKFNNSYYALLKDERAPSQDWPTGKSIRIAKATNLEGPYSEPSPSISPNFREAPTLIPQGNGKGYYLYFEQYPGIQYEMAIATNIEGPWYDGYANSFSLPKEARHGCMLPLTEEQFEKLNSTFGDSNDFKNQSKWLYVGFKDPGDRGLWFSTSEDGYVWNELNNGKPWVNPAIGMNRMRDPFITRDPRQGFHLLWTIGNQKMGYAHSDDLVHWSTPRTIPILADNPNVKNVWAPEMFYDQASKKWFIYWSSTIKGEFPETEGQVKNDKNHRIYYMTTDDFKNFSKPTVFYNPGIPVIDATILKEGDTFYMVVKDERDTPLKKNLRITTSKNILGPWTELSEPITATWTEGPSVFKKEDTYLLYFDHYNGGKGMQALESKNLKDWKDISTKVQFAAESKHGSFIKITSDEFNALKRAEF, translated from the coding sequence ATGAATTTTAAAACAGTTATTATTTTACTAATTTCTTTTTCAATTTTTGCTCAAGAAACTGACAAAATTGGTGGTTATCTTTTCGCACATATGACCAACGATGATTACGGAACCTTGCATTATTCAATCAGTAAAGATGGTTTGCATTGGAACTCGTTACGCAATGGGAAAAGAATCTTGGAAGACTACAAAGGCCACCCCGATATAATTACAGGACATGACGGCAAGTTTTATTTAGTGGGAAATCCAAAAGACGGCGGGAATAAAATTAGAATTTGGACCTCAACCGATTTGCTGAATTGGGCGTTTTTAACGGATTTAAAACCTGATATGAGTCGTTTGCCCGAATTCGATTCAAAAGATTATTGGCATGGGGCACCGAAAATGTTTTATGACATCGACACTAAAAAGTACATCATCACCTGGCATTTTGCTACTAAAAACAGAAACAAAGTGTCGGCAGATGAATATTGGGGAAGTATGCGTACTTTATTTGTGACCTCCACCAATTTGAAAGAGATATCAATGCCCAAACGCTTGTTTGATAAAGATTTCGCCACCATAGACGTGATTGTCAGAAAATTCAATAATTCCTATTATGCCCTATTGAAAGATGAACGCGCTCCAAGTCAAGACTGGCCAACCGGAAAATCTATTCGAATTGCTAAAGCAACAAATTTAGAAGGACCATATAGCGAACCAAGTCCATCAATTTCTCCCAATTTCAGGGAAGCTCCTACTTTGATACCACAAGGTAACGGAAAAGGATATTATTTGTATTTTGAGCAATATCCAGGTATTCAATACGAAATGGCAATAGCAACAAACATTGAAGGGCCTTGGTACGATGGGTATGCCAATAGTTTCAGCCTTCCTAAAGAAGCAAGACACGGTTGTATGTTGCCGCTTACTGAAGAACAATTTGAAAAATTGAATTCAACTTTTGGGGATTCAAATGATTTTAAAAATCAATCAAAATGGCTGTATGTTGGGTTTAAAGATCCAGGAGACAGAGGTTTGTGGTTTTCTACAAGCGAAGACGGTTATGTTTGGAATGAATTGAATAATGGCAAGCCTTGGGTAAATCCAGCTATTGGTATGAACCGCATGCGAGACCCATTTATCACTAGAGATCCTAGACAAGGATTTCATTTGTTATGGACCATTGGGAACCAAAAAATGGGCTATGCTCATTCTGATGATTTAGTGCATTGGTCTACACCACGAACAATCCCTATACTGGCTGATAATCCGAATGTAAAAAACGTTTGGGCACCTGAAATGTTCTACGATCAAGCTTCCAAAAAATGGTTTATTTATTGGTCATCCACCATCAAAGGTGAATTTCCTGAAACTGAAGGACAAGTGAAAAATGATAAAAACCATCGTATTTATTATATGACTACCGATGATTTTAAGAATTTTAGCAAGCCAACTGTTTTTTACAATCCGGGAATTCCGGTCATTGATGCTACAATTCTAAAAGAAGGGGATACTTTTTATATGGTTGTCAAAGATGAGCGAGACACCCCTTTGAAAAAAAATCTTCGCATTACAACGTCTAAAAATATTCTTGGCCCTTGGACTGAATTGAGTGAGCCCATCACTGCTACATGGACAGAAGGCCCTTCTGTTTTTAAAAAGGAGGACACCTATCTTTTGTATTTTGATCATTATAATGGAGGAAAAGGCATGCAAGCATTGGAAAGTAAAAATTTGAAAGATTGGAAAGATATTTCAACAAAAGTTCAATTCGCAGCAGAATCCAAACATGGGTCATTCATAAAAATAACCTCAGATGAATTTAATGCTTTAAAACGAGCCGAATTTTAA
- a CDS encoding 3-keto-disaccharide hydrolase → MKIFSKVLVVVSSILIGSCSSQKNGSQLTAVGAIDKEGYVNLYNGKDMDNWNIMCRNFNRELAQKVFTAGENGEMHVFKDFPDEGTTNAGKSLTHCMFFTKEKYSKYSFKFEYKWGTKTYNNFNQFQYDAGLYYHVFDVAIWPQGIEYQVRYNHLEKRNHTGDIWNSGAKFDWVADEKVSDPKMKTYLSLKDGGVVQEHRGGEHRAHKNAPFHALDGQWNQCEIIVMGDKYAIHKLNGVVVNVLTNLSLKEGVIGLQSETAEVFYRNIKIKEFKEDIPMEKFLK, encoded by the coding sequence ATGAAAATTTTTTCAAAAGTACTAGTAGTTGTATCATCAATACTGATCGGGAGTTGTAGTTCTCAAAAAAACGGAAGCCAACTAACTGCTGTAGGAGCAATAGACAAGGAGGGTTATGTCAATCTTTACAATGGAAAAGATATGGATAACTGGAACATTATGTGTAGAAATTTTAATAGAGAGTTGGCACAAAAAGTTTTTACAGCCGGAGAAAATGGCGAAATGCATGTTTTCAAAGATTTTCCAGATGAAGGAACAACCAATGCAGGCAAATCGCTAACGCATTGTATGTTCTTTACCAAAGAAAAATACAGTAAGTATAGTTTTAAATTTGAATACAAATGGGGAACCAAAACCTACAACAATTTCAATCAATTTCAGTATGATGCAGGCTTGTATTACCACGTTTTTGATGTGGCAATTTGGCCTCAAGGAATAGAATATCAAGTGAGATACAATCATTTAGAAAAACGAAATCATACCGGTGATATTTGGAATTCTGGGGCTAAATTTGATTGGGTTGCCGACGAAAAAGTTAGTGATCCTAAAATGAAAACCTATTTATCTTTAAAAGATGGAGGAGTTGTTCAAGAGCACAGGGGAGGAGAACATAGAGCTCACAAAAATGCTCCGTTTCACGCTTTAGACGGTCAATGGAATCAGTGTGAAATCATTGTGATGGGAGATAAATACGCTATTCATAAATTAAATGGGGTTGTTGTAAATGTATTAACCAATTTAAGTTTGAAAGAGGGTGTCATAGGCTTGCAGTCAGAAACTGCTGAAGTTTTTTATAGAAATATTAAAATTAAAGAGTTTAAAGAAGATATTCCAATGGAGAAATTTTTAAAGTAA
- a CDS encoding T9SS type A sorting domain-containing protein codes for MKKITLALFCLVTTIVTSQNLIVNPDFQAGGGSLNSWTFTTQGTYIIPPATIAATHGTAAINDGTGDFYASLRGENGCLYQKVAVLPSHNYSCTLVFRFITTRQTSGYGYAMETTTPLTPPDVTTILNGSSSLKSFCTTNGGVWTEFGSLDNANLVADPANYTRTFTFATPADATFVYISVGSKGAVSNLQLNTVNLTDTGALSINEVEKSQFTVYPNPANNDVTISNIQGDFSYKIVDVSGKIAKSSTKQASNTINISDLNAGVYFMEITNSDNIKQTTKLIKK; via the coding sequence ATGAAAAAAATTACTTTAGCCTTATTTTGTTTAGTTACTACAATTGTAACATCACAAAACCTAATCGTAAATCCAGACTTTCAAGCTGGCGGAGGAAGTCTAAATTCATGGACATTTACCACCCAAGGAACGTATATCATTCCGCCTGCAACAATAGCAGCAACACATGGAACTGCTGCTATAAATGATGGAACAGGAGATTTTTATGCCTCACTAAGGGGCGAAAATGGGTGTTTGTATCAAAAAGTAGCTGTTTTGCCTTCACATAATTATTCATGTACTTTGGTTTTTAGATTTATTACTACAAGACAAACCTCTGGTTACGGATATGCTATGGAAACAACAACACCATTAACTCCACCTGATGTTACTACAATTCTTAATGGGTCTTCGTCGCTGAAATCATTTTGTACCACAAATGGTGGTGTTTGGACAGAATTTGGATCTCTAGACAATGCCAATTTAGTTGCTGATCCTGCCAACTATACCCGCACTTTTACTTTTGCAACACCAGCTGATGCTACTTTTGTTTACATTAGTGTCGGTTCAAAAGGTGCAGTTTCAAATTTACAACTCAATACGGTAAACCTAACAGATACAGGAGCACTTTCAATAAATGAAGTAGAAAAATCACAATTTACTGTATACCCAAATCCAGCAAACAATGATGTGACTATTTCAAATATTCAGGGAGATTTTTCATATAAAATTGTTGATGTTTCAGGTAAAATTGCTAAATCAAGCACTAAACAAGCATCCAATACCATAAACATTAGTGACTTGAATGCAGGAGTATATTTTATGGAAATCACAAATAGTGACAACATTAAACAAACAACTAAACTTATCAAAAAATAA
- a CDS encoding family 43 glycosylhydrolase, whose amino-acid sequence MKTLLHTVLLLVSIALFSQKGTVDNAINEGQIMADRGNGFYKNPIFPGNYGDPTLVRVKDDYYVAFSRTNGIVIWHSKDLVNWKPVVRHRLPEGYNTVWAIDLQYFDGKFHIYMPIKDFPNKKEEAFGNFVIIAKNPEGPWSDPINLEIEAPGSDYSGIDPGFIQTPKGEKYLYLNHGWVVSLNNEGTKAVSKPQKVYDGWNYPNDWVVECKCLESPKLFYKDGYYFMVSAQGGTNGPSTAHMSIVARAKHPLGPWENSPHNPLTHTFSQEEAFWHQGHGTVFEGADGSWWTIFHGRNNNFVEMGRPCLLMPIEWTNDGWPIQKIGVKSDDLIPKIKGENTGHGLALSDNFDTETLGMQWYYDNAKKENFISGNGKLIMKASGESFRSASEIYNFAPNDSYEIIVKIQSASKKTLAGLRMGYEGIVTDGETVSIAEGPDWRLRQSVYKLKNKKAVWLKIKNSRKDVSMFYSEDGANWTKFDCSVRSHESYKYSLFSYGTGEAVFETFKYKGL is encoded by the coding sequence ATGAAAACACTTTTACATACAGTACTACTTCTGGTTTCAATTGCTCTTTTTTCGCAAAAAGGAACAGTTGATAATGCAATAAATGAAGGTCAGATTATGGCAGATAGAGGCAATGGTTTTTACAAGAATCCAATATTTCCGGGTAATTACGGAGATCCTACATTGGTAAGAGTTAAAGATGATTACTATGTTGCCTTCAGTAGAACCAATGGTATTGTGATTTGGCATTCCAAAGATTTAGTCAATTGGAAACCAGTAGTTAGACATCGATTACCTGAAGGATACAATACGGTTTGGGCAATAGATTTGCAATATTTTGATGGTAAGTTTCACATTTATATGCCTATTAAAGATTTTCCAAATAAGAAAGAAGAGGCATTTGGGAATTTTGTCATAATAGCTAAAAATCCCGAAGGACCATGGTCAGATCCGATCAATTTAGAGATAGAAGCTCCAGGTTCGGATTATTCTGGGATTGATCCGGGATTTATTCAAACACCAAAAGGGGAGAAGTATTTGTATTTAAATCATGGTTGGGTGGTTAGTCTAAACAACGAAGGAACGAAAGCTGTATCAAAACCACAAAAGGTGTACGATGGTTGGAATTATCCTAATGATTGGGTTGTGGAGTGTAAATGTTTAGAAAGTCCAAAGTTATTTTACAAAGACGGATATTATTTTATGGTTTCTGCTCAAGGCGGTACAAATGGGCCTTCAACTGCTCATATGAGTATTGTAGCAAGAGCAAAACATCCTCTTGGACCTTGGGAAAATTCTCCTCACAATCCACTTACGCATACGTTTAGCCAAGAGGAAGCTTTCTGGCATCAGGGACACGGAACTGTTTTTGAAGGGGCTGATGGGAGTTGGTGGACAATTTTTCACGGAAGGAACAACAATTTTGTCGAAATGGGAAGACCTTGTTTGTTAATGCCTATCGAATGGACAAACGACGGTTGGCCCATTCAGAAGATAGGTGTTAAATCGGATGATTTAATTCCAAAAATTAAAGGAGAAAATACAGGGCATGGCTTGGCACTATCGGATAATTTTGATACAGAAACATTGGGAATGCAATGGTATTATGATAATGCAAAAAAGGAAAATTTCATTTCGGGCAATGGGAAATTGATTATGAAAGCCTCTGGCGAGAGCTTCCGATCGGCATCAGAGATTTATAATTTTGCTCCAAACGACAGTTATGAGATTATAGTGAAAATCCAAAGTGCTTCTAAAAAAACTTTGGCTGGCTTAAGAATGGGGTACGAAGGAATTGTAACCGACGGCGAAACAGTATCAATAGCAGAAGGGCCTGATTGGAGGCTTAGACAATCGGTTTATAAACTTAAAAATAAGAAAGCGGTATGGCTAAAAATCAAAAATAGCCGAAAAGACGTGAGTATGTTTTACAGTGAGGACGGGGCTAATTGGACAAAATTTGATTGTTCCGTGCGTTCTCATGAAAGTTACAAGTATTCGTTGTTTAGCTATGGAACAGGCGAAGCAGTCTTCGAAACTTTTAAGTATAAAGGGTTATAA
- a CDS encoding carbohydrate-binding protein, with product MKKIKLLLFFMLSSVISTSVYSQISAPSKVYFLCESPFTNLNLFWQDNSNNESGFVIESKLDGGNWETWETINSANVTSYNRPNYSRTESREFRVIAFNGSETSPVSNSIRVVGTSSTLEVSPEIPGIRNPKSHTISGVTFSEIQDQCPADPSKGKATRISTYFSVEVRKASESTLLNTPVYETRSQIRNYIAQNDPQHTGGHRPYAWGNYGPSSNSPSRVMHSRHWTNIDGAENIVVRIKLLPTRLSAHSSNININDLQIMPTPLNVNLVDDTTVDVTLAGATSDYALHYRIAFNRQAWTTASGRDPNTAEAPLFIFMNPISIAPASAPENEFKEFNGGALIVMGAGIHLPNNRWRFFGSGENSVARELYAPGDAYLHGGFVFNEDTYQMKAHGRAIYSDEFFNVFDIETATGYEYSSPGRTPWSKMTCTQGNVWNITPPWEARVAFSSTYANQTLFEGFTNIGGRMGPVMENGRASMINHKDVGYTGSTYQRGNGIAGAIYKGCLLHNEDDVTYTHPDYLFDHCTTYNLVNGPTFQLGWSSTSYFNALATVKNHTVFESDRKAGTGNNHGVWNAAGLGLNTFTLHTGGYWEDVTIWGEQNIVWSIKILNNATTGFTTTPIIQDKTWKNVTVEFPSRSKNLLQGNINSSLNQVGYLKFFHFDNLVIAGKRINNIDDGNHFTYNAQTLLHTFTFFSLPNQVISPTAGISPNGQAISMFNIKHKKFVKIDESLPVSLSPACANSSSNASQFTIVDAGNGYVALQASNGYYLKADANRYGYIHSLPDLVRGDVDTQAITDSAKFIWVNVATDQFALYSKTMGLYVRTESNSGPNLPLYAASNSIGEAETFSSNSNIILRTITASASGSGTISPNNTVSVIDGTDQTFTFTPGAGSTVNNVIVDNVSIGKMNSYTFTNVTTDHTIKVDFNTVIPSLIQAENFSAMFGVQTQTTTDSGGGLNVGFIGAGDWMDYEVFVPQTGTYNLDFRIAGTNATWSFDILSNNNLLKTVTGINTGGFQVWSTLKTTIDLTAGQQTIRVYAKASGWNFNWMEFTTSSLGNDAFTKDQIIVYPNPVENEVFITNIEGDFSFKIFDLTGKNIIKGNHQTSGGIDVSKLNKGTYLLEISDNNNLRKTVKILKN from the coding sequence ATGAAAAAAATCAAACTACTTTTATTTTTTATGCTATCTAGCGTAATTTCTACTAGTGTATATTCGCAAATTAGTGCTCCTTCAAAAGTCTACTTCTTATGTGAAAGTCCTTTTACTAATTTAAACCTTTTTTGGCAAGATAACAGTAATAACGAATCTGGTTTTGTTATTGAATCCAAACTTGACGGTGGCAATTGGGAAACTTGGGAAACAATAAATAGTGCCAATGTAACTTCTTACAATAGACCAAATTACAGTCGTACAGAAAGTAGAGAATTTAGAGTGATTGCTTTTAATGGTTCTGAAACCTCCCCAGTTTCGAATAGCATAAGGGTGGTGGGAACCAGTTCTACACTTGAAGTATCTCCTGAAATTCCGGGCATTAGAAATCCAAAATCACATACCATTAGTGGGGTAACATTCTCAGAAATTCAAGACCAATGCCCAGCTGATCCTTCAAAAGGGAAAGCGACGAGAATTTCAACTTACTTTAGCGTTGAAGTTCGCAAAGCATCTGAATCAACGCTACTGAATACGCCTGTCTATGAAACACGCTCACAGATCAGAAATTATATTGCACAAAACGACCCGCAACACACCGGTGGTCACAGACCTTATGCTTGGGGTAATTACGGACCATCCTCTAACAGTCCTAGTAGAGTAATGCACAGTAGGCATTGGACCAATATAGATGGTGCTGAAAACATTGTTGTACGAATCAAATTATTACCCACTCGATTGAGTGCACATTCTAGCAACATCAATATAAATGATTTGCAAATAATGCCAACTCCCCTAAATGTAAATTTGGTTGATGACACTACTGTTGATGTAACTTTAGCAGGTGCCACATCCGATTATGCCTTGCATTATAGAATTGCTTTCAATAGACAAGCTTGGACTACAGCTTCCGGTAGAGACCCTAACACAGCAGAAGCCCCCTTATTTATCTTTATGAATCCAATCAGTATAGCTCCCGCTTCGGCTCCTGAAAATGAATTCAAGGAATTTAATGGAGGAGCATTGATCGTTATGGGAGCAGGAATTCATTTACCCAATAATAGATGGCGATTTTTTGGTAGCGGTGAAAACAGTGTTGCAAGAGAATTATATGCTCCTGGAGATGCTTACTTGCACGGAGGTTTTGTTTTTAATGAGGATACTTACCAAATGAAAGCACACGGAAGGGCTATATATAGTGATGAATTCTTTAATGTTTTTGATATCGAGACTGCAACTGGATACGAGTATTCCAGCCCCGGACGAACTCCTTGGTCAAAAATGACTTGTACCCAAGGCAATGTTTGGAACATAACACCACCTTGGGAGGCACGAGTAGCTTTTTCTAGTACTTATGCCAATCAAACCCTATTTGAAGGTTTTACCAACATTGGGGGTAGAATGGGACCTGTTATGGAAAACGGTAGAGCATCTATGATTAACCATAAAGATGTAGGCTATACAGGAAGTACCTATCAACGAGGCAATGGTATTGCTGGAGCAATTTATAAAGGTTGTCTTTTGCACAATGAAGATGACGTTACCTATACCCATCCCGATTATCTTTTTGACCATTGTACAACTTACAATCTAGTTAATGGCCCCACTTTTCAATTGGGATGGTCTTCAACAAGCTATTTTAACGCTCTTGCCACCGTAAAAAACCATACTGTTTTTGAATCTGACAGAAAAGCAGGCACCGGAAATAACCACGGTGTTTGGAATGCTGCTGGCTTAGGATTAAACACCTTTACTTTACATACTGGTGGATATTGGGAAGATGTAACTATTTGGGGAGAACAAAATATTGTTTGGTCTATAAAAATACTTAACAATGCTACTACGGGATTTACCACTACTCCAATAATACAAGACAAAACTTGGAAAAATGTGACAGTTGAATTTCCTTCGAGATCAAAAAATCTACTTCAAGGAAACATAAATTCCTCCTTAAATCAAGTAGGATATCTCAAGTTTTTTCACTTTGATAATTTAGTAATAGCAGGAAAACGCATCAACAATATTGATGATGGCAATCATTTTACCTACAATGCTCAAACATTGTTGCATACTTTTACTTTTTTCAGTTTACCAAATCAAGTAATAAGCCCGACAGCAGGTATTTCACCAAACGGTCAGGCAATTTCTATGTTTAATATAAAACATAAAAAGTTCGTAAAAATTGACGAATCACTGCCTGTGAGTTTGAGTCCAGCCTGTGCTAATTCGTCTTCAAATGCTAGTCAATTTACTATCGTAGATGCAGGTAATGGATACGTTGCTTTACAAGCATCAAATGGATATTACTTAAAAGCAGATGCCAATAGATATGGCTATATACATAGCTTGCCAGATTTAGTAAGAGGGGATGTTGACACGCAGGCAATTACGGATTCTGCCAAATTTATTTGGGTAAATGTAGCAACTGATCAATTTGCACTGTACTCAAAAACGATGGGCCTTTATGTACGAACTGAAAGTAATTCAGGTCCCAATCTACCTCTTTATGCTGCCAGCAATAGCATAGGAGAAGCAGAAACATTCTCGTCCAATAGCAATATTATTTTAAGAACTATTACGGCTAGCGCCAGCGGAAGTGGCACGATTTCTCCCAATAATACCGTCAGTGTAATAGATGGAACAGACCAAACATTTACTTTTACTCCAGGGGCTGGATCTACAGTAAATAATGTAATTGTAGATAATGTATCGATAGGCAAAATGAATTCCTATACCTTTACTAATGTAACCACCGATCATACTATAAAGGTGGATTTTAATACAGTAATCCCTTCATTAATCCAAGCTGAAAATTTCAGTGCAATGTTTGGTGTTCAAACACAAACAACCACGGACTCAGGTGGCGGATTAAATGTAGGATTCATAGGTGCAGGCGACTGGATGGATTATGAAGTATTTGTTCCGCAAACCGGCACTTACAATCTTGATTTTAGAATTGCAGGTACAAATGCAACCTGGTCCTTTGATATACTATCCAATAACAACCTTTTGAAGACAGTTACTGGTATAAATACAGGAGGCTTCCAAGTATGGAGTACTTTAAAAACGACAATTGATTTAACAGCAGGCCAGCAAACGATTCGTGTTTATGCTAAAGCAAGTGGGTGGAATTTTAACTGGATGGAATTCACAACCAGTAGTTTAGGTAATGATGCTTTTACGAAAGACCAAATTATCGTATACCCAAATCCAGTTGAAAATGAGGTATTCATTACTAACATCGAGGGTGATTTTTCTTTTAAAATTTTTGATTTAACAGGCAAAAATATTATCAAAGGAAACCATCAAACTTCGGGTGGAATTGATGTTAGTAAATTAAATAAAGGAACCTATCTCTTAGAAATAAGCGACAATAACAACCTAAGAAAAACAGTTAAAATTCTAAAAAATTAA